In one Winogradskyella sp. MH6 genomic region, the following are encoded:
- a CDS encoding DUF6909 family protein, whose amino-acid sequence MSTTNQKHERTRAQESSSAIERMYITMRHLFNRGFYKPMGVSGETLREALLLLRPEIYGSIGEEKAEIDGLLYVIDRLPQGIEECTFINLTSDEGYANSHFKPIIPPKRRRNCYRIDDEQMNIEITRGRSEIYDILTHLTFLFVESHKISKRVLIDEEGSTVRDWQKLENAVTSTKKLTQKEREIAITHTANILGRTFNELTGAYSKFATESQPERLLHIVYWLGKLAIEEVVRGNKRTITFSPVLRERLGHHIHGEIWADNIKSVLHKNGLLQRPIHIISANMHSVMNSLFAKGTLKGADTKKNIFEIYETLSDQKSFVMRNKVEKSALQNGMIYIKDTSGTNIDVQIFDTDKIDFSKTDFEYLETNTEDKAVIFVMDYAFGEQAYETLDEFLKPIKVDGEKVHLDVKSISIMGKAGILEGGKGDVMIPSAHIFEGTADNYPFKNELSKDDLLDCGVDVYEGTMITVLGTSLQNKEILKFFKKSTWNVIGLEMEGAHYQKAIQAASKVRGSINEDVKVRYAYYASDNPLETGSTLASGGLGTSGVKPTYVITKKILEQIFNS is encoded by the coding sequence ATGAGTACAACAAACCAAAAACACGAAAGAACGAGAGCTCAAGAGAGTTCTAGCGCTATAGAGCGCATGTATATTACAATGCGCCATCTATTTAATCGTGGATTTTACAAGCCAATGGGTGTTTCTGGAGAAACCTTAAGAGAAGCATTACTTCTTTTGAGACCAGAGATTTATGGTTCAATTGGTGAAGAAAAAGCAGAAATCGATGGTCTACTTTATGTAATAGACCGTTTGCCTCAAGGTATTGAGGAGTGTACATTTATTAACTTAACCAGTGACGAAGGTTATGCTAATTCTCACTTTAAGCCTATTATTCCACCTAAAAGAAGACGTAATTGCTATAGAATAGATGATGAGCAAATGAATATCGAAATTACGCGTGGACGCTCAGAAATCTACGATATTTTAACGCATCTTACATTTTTGTTTGTAGAGTCTCACAAAATCAGCAAACGTGTTCTTATAGATGAAGAGGGCTCGACAGTAAGAGATTGGCAAAAACTAGAAAATGCAGTTACTTCAACCAAAAAGCTAACCCAAAAGGAACGCGAAATAGCTATAACGCATACAGCAAATATTTTAGGCAGAACATTTAACGAGTTAACAGGTGCCTATTCAAAGTTTGCTACCGAAAGTCAACCTGAAAGATTATTGCATATTGTATATTGGTTGGGGAAACTTGCTATTGAAGAAGTTGTAAGGGGAAATAAAAGAACAATTACATTTAGCCCTGTATTGAGAGAGCGACTTGGGCATCACATTCATGGAGAAATTTGGGCAGATAATATTAAGTCTGTATTGCACAAAAACGGATTACTTCAAAGACCAATTCATATAATTAGTGCAAACATGCATAGTGTCATGAATTCATTATTTGCCAAAGGAACCTTAAAAGGTGCAGATACAAAGAAGAACATTTTTGAGATTTACGAGACACTCAGTGATCAAAAAAGTTTTGTGATGCGCAATAAAGTAGAAAAATCTGCGTTGCAAAACGGAATGATATACATTAAGGATACTTCTGGAACCAACATAGATGTTCAGATTTTTGACACAGATAAAATAGATTTTTCAAAAACAGATTTTGAATACTTAGAAACCAATACAGAAGACAAAGCAGTTATTTTTGTAATGGATTATGCCTTTGGTGAGCAAGCTTATGAAACCTTAGATGAATTTTTAAAGCCAATTAAAGTTGACGGCGAAAAAGTACACCTAGATGTTAAGTCTATCTCTATAATGGGTAAGGCAGGAATTCTTGAAGGAGGTAAAGGAGATGTAATGATACCTTCAGCTCATATTTTTGAAGGTACCGCAGACAATTACCCTTTTAAAAATGAGTTAAGCAAAGATGATTTACTAGATTGTGGAGTCGATGTTTACGAAGGAACCATGATAACGGTATTAGGAACATCTCTACAGAATAAAGAAATTTTAAAATTCTTTAAAAAATCCACTTGGAACGTGATTGGTTTAGAGATGGAGGGAGCACATTACCAAAAAGCAATACAAGCAGCATCAAAAGTACGAGGCAGTATAAATGAAGATGTTAAAGTAAGATATGCCTATTATGCAAGTGATAACCCTTTAGAAACTGGAAGTACCTTGGCCTCTGGCGGTCTAGGCACATCGGGAGTAAAACCTACATACGTAATTACAAAAAAAATACTAGAACAAATATTTAATTCTTAA
- the cysQ gene encoding 3'(2'),5'-bisphosphate nucleotidase CysQ, whose amino-acid sequence MNKELQTAIKASLEAGKVIMQVYDTAFDVEIKDDKSPLTEADKKANDVINSFLIPTGIPIISEENKQTDYNVRKTWKTCWIVDPVDGTKEFIKRNGEFTVNIALVTSGKPVLGAIYVPAVRTIYFADVNKNEAFKADLDDHETTLEVLEKLAEPLKPKNDNSDRIEVVGSRSHMNQDTLDFVESLKKDGKEVEIVSKGSSLKFCLVAEGNADVYPRYAPTMEWDTAAGQAICNAVGLQVISKETNKPLKYNKENLLNSYFLVSK is encoded by the coding sequence ATGAATAAAGAATTACAAACAGCAATAAAAGCATCACTTGAGGCTGGAAAGGTGATAATGCAAGTTTATGATACAGCTTTTGATGTAGAAATAAAAGATGACAAATCACCTTTAACAGAGGCAGACAAGAAAGCCAATGATGTTATAAATTCATTTCTAATTCCAACAGGGATTCCAATTATTTCAGAAGAAAACAAACAAACGGACTACAATGTTAGAAAAACCTGGAAAACATGTTGGATTGTTGATCCTGTAGACGGCACAAAGGAGTTTATAAAACGTAACGGAGAGTTTACTGTAAATATAGCTTTGGTAACAAGCGGAAAACCGGTTTTAGGTGCTATTTATGTGCCAGCTGTAAGAACCATCTATTTTGCCGATGTAAATAAAAATGAAGCTTTTAAAGCTGATTTAGACGATCATGAAACTACTCTTGAAGTTTTAGAAAAACTAGCAGAACCATTAAAACCAAAGAATGATAATTCAGATCGAATAGAGGTGGTTGGCAGTCGCTCACATATGAATCAAGACACATTAGATTTTGTAGAAAGTTTAAAGAAGGATGGTAAAGAGGTTGAAATAGTGTCAAAAGGAAGTTCTTTAAAGTTTTGTTTGGTTGCAGAAGGCAATGCAGATGTATATCCACGTTATGCCCCTACAATGGAATGGGATACAGCTGCAGGACAAGCCATTTGCAATGCGGTTGGCTTACAGGTTATTTCAAAGGAGACAAATAAGCCATTAAAATACAATAAAGAGAACCTATTAAACAGCTATTTTTTAGTTAGTAAATAA
- a CDS encoding Sec-independent protein translocase subunit TatA/TatB, producing the protein MISSSIFLGTFGPWQIVLIVVAILLLFGGKKIPELMRGLGSGIKEFKDASKDETSDKKEKE; encoded by the coding sequence ATGATTTCTAGTAGTATATTTTTAGGAACTTTTGGGCCTTGGCAAATAGTATTAATTGTTGTGGCCATATTACTTTTATTTGGTGGTAAAAAAATCCCTGAGTTAATGAGAGGTTTGGGAAGCGGCATCAAAGAATTTAAAGACGCAAGTAAAGACGAGACTTCTGACAAGAAAGAAAAAGAATAA
- the rfbB gene encoding dTDP-glucose 4,6-dehydratase, whose amino-acid sequence MKGKITLLITGGAGFIGSHVVRLFVNKYPNYSIFNLDSLTYAGNLENLKDVEDKENYHFIKADINDEKVIDGLFQEYQFDTVIHLAAESHVDRSIKDPLAFVKTNIIGTLNLLNAFKNLWNNNFEGKRFYHVSTDEVYGTLGESGLFTETTSYSPNSPYSASKASSDHFVRAYGETYNLPYVITNCSNNYGQNQFPEKLIPLFINNIINNKPLPVYGDGNYTRDWLYVLDHARAIDLVFHEGDNEETYNIGGFNEWKNIDLVKLLCKQMDEKLGRERGSSERLITYVKDRPGHDLRYAIDANKINKELGWEPSVTFEQGLSITIDWYLNNQEWLNHVTSGEYQSYYNKQYQ is encoded by the coding sequence ATGAAGGGTAAAATAACATTATTAATTACAGGAGGAGCAGGTTTTATAGGTTCTCACGTTGTAAGACTATTTGTAAATAAGTATCCTAATTACAGTATTTTTAATTTAGACAGTCTAACATACGCTGGGAATTTAGAGAATTTAAAAGACGTTGAGGATAAAGAGAATTATCATTTTATCAAAGCGGATATTAATGATGAAAAAGTTATAGATGGTCTTTTTCAAGAATATCAATTTGACACTGTTATACATTTGGCGGCAGAGTCACATGTAGATAGGTCGATAAAAGATCCTTTAGCATTTGTTAAAACAAACATTATTGGAACCCTAAACCTGTTAAATGCATTCAAGAATTTATGGAATAACAATTTTGAGGGTAAAAGATTTTATCATGTAAGCACAGATGAGGTCTATGGCACCCTTGGGGAATCGGGTTTATTTACGGAAACAACTAGTTACTCACCGAATTCGCCATATTCAGCGTCTAAAGCTAGTTCAGACCATTTTGTTAGAGCCTATGGTGAAACCTACAATTTGCCCTATGTCATTACAAATTGTTCTAATAATTATGGACAAAATCAATTTCCAGAAAAGCTTATACCGCTTTTTATAAATAACATAATAAATAATAAGCCACTCCCTGTTTACGGTGATGGTAATTATACAAGAGATTGGCTATATGTTTTAGACCATGCAAGAGCTATTGATTTAGTTTTTCATGAAGGTGATAACGAAGAGACATATAATATAGGAGGATTTAATGAATGGAAGAATATAGACTTGGTTAAACTGTTGTGTAAGCAAATGGATGAAAAACTAGGAAGAGAAAGAGGTTCTTCAGAGAGACTTATAACATATGTAAAAGACAGACCAGGACATGATTTAAGATACGCTATAGACGCTAATAAGATAAACAAAGAACTTGGTTGGGAACCGTCTGTTACATTTGAACAAGGTTTATCTATTACAATAGATTGGTACTTAAACAATCAAGAATGGTTGAACCATGTAACAAGTGGTGAATATCAATCCTATTATAATAAACAATACCAATGA
- the rfbC gene encoding dTDP-4-dehydrorhamnose 3,5-epimerase, translating into MTATETKLKGCFIIEPRVFQDDRGYFFESYNQQTFNNLIGKPVNFVQDNESFSSRGVIRGLHFQEGEFAQAKLVRVIKGSVLDVAVDIRKDSPTFGQHIAVELTEENKRQLFVPRGFAHGFSVLSDTAIFSYKCDNFYNKNAEAGILYNDQSLNIDWKIKPEEAQLSEKDIILPTLEVYFK; encoded by the coding sequence ATGACAGCCACCGAAACAAAACTAAAAGGTTGTTTTATTATTGAACCTCGAGTATTTCAGGATGATAGAGGTTATTTTTTTGAAAGTTATAATCAACAAACTTTCAATAACTTAATAGGCAAACCTGTTAACTTTGTACAAGATAATGAGTCTTTTTCATCTAGAGGAGTTATAAGAGGGTTACATTTTCAAGAAGGTGAGTTTGCCCAAGCAAAACTCGTTAGAGTTATTAAGGGTTCGGTTTTAGATGTTGCTGTAGATATAAGAAAAGATTCGCCAACTTTTGGGCAACATATAGCTGTTGAGTTAACTGAAGAGAACAAAAGGCAGTTGTTTGTACCAAGAGGATTTGCACATGGTTTTTCTGTATTGAGCGACACGGCCATCTTCTCTTATAAATGTGATAATTTTTATAATAAAAATGCTGAAGCAGGTATTTTATATAACGATCAGTCACTAAATATCGATTGGAAAATTAAACCTGAAGAAGCACAACTTTCAGAAAAAGATATTATTTTACCAACCTTAGAAGTGTACTTTAAATGA
- a CDS encoding DUF4837 family protein, with amino-acid sequence MRTLYAFLFCLLLTACGDKKEGDNKRYLPESNGNLNSISVVIDNDLWEGSVGENIRKIFAASIYGLPVDEPMFKLRQIPPQVFDGFATRSRIILKIEKGDNIEPTTKIANEAFAKPQTIAVVGGKTNDEIIYQLTETKDKIIDAFNKEEVKEKQRRIKLDLLDVSAIEKKMGFTVNIPSAYRIAKADDDFFWIRKNLSNSKTIEVMFYEVPLETISQGDSTVVDIVKMRDHITKTKIPGEDGIYMAVDDAYAPGMFDAIVDNKPAYEVRGIWEMRGFTMAGPFITYAIEDKVNKRYLIADGYVYAPSLRKAEYVFELESIIKSIKIK; translated from the coding sequence ATGAGAACGCTATATGCATTTTTATTCTGCTTGTTGCTCACAGCTTGTGGAGATAAAAAGGAAGGAGATAATAAACGATATCTTCCTGAATCTAATGGAAATCTTAATAGTATTTCTGTTGTAATAGACAATGATTTATGGGAAGGAAGTGTCGGAGAAAATATTAGAAAAATCTTTGCCGCTTCAATTTATGGTTTGCCTGTAGATGAACCAATGTTTAAGTTGCGCCAAATACCACCACAAGTATTTGACGGATTTGCTACGCGAAGTAGAATAATTCTTAAAATTGAAAAAGGGGACAATATAGAACCGACTACTAAAATAGCAAATGAAGCTTTTGCCAAACCGCAAACAATCGCTGTAGTTGGTGGTAAAACTAATGACGAAATAATCTACCAACTTACAGAAACCAAGGATAAAATTATTGACGCTTTTAATAAGGAAGAGGTTAAAGAAAAACAAAGACGCATTAAGTTAGATTTGTTAGATGTAAGCGCTATAGAGAAGAAAATGGGCTTTACAGTAAATATCCCTTCTGCATATAGAATTGCTAAAGCAGATGACGATTTCTTCTGGATTAGAAAAAACTTAAGCAATTCTAAGACTATTGAAGTAATGTTTTATGAGGTTCCGTTAGAAACCATTTCTCAAGGTGATAGTACTGTAGTGGATATTGTAAAAATGCGAGACCATATTACTAAAACAAAAATACCTGGAGAAGATGGTATTTATATGGCTGTAGACGATGCCTATGCACCCGGAATGTTTGATGCTATTGTAGATAATAAACCCGCTTATGAAGTAAGAGGTATATGGGAAATGAGAGGATTTACTATGGCTGGACCATTTATAACCTATGCCATTGAAGATAAAGTTAACAAACGCTATCTTATAGCAGATGGCTATGTTTATGCACCATCGTTAAGAAAAGCTGAATATGTCTTTGAGCTAGAATCGATTATAAAATCCATCAAAATCAAATAA
- a CDS encoding GH3 auxin-responsive promoter family protein: protein MPSVKAALSKLFAKLIAKRINKWASHPIETQDKVFQNLIKNAKNTVFGKDHEFSTITSYNDFKNKVPVRDYEALRPYVERVVKGEENILWKGKPIYFAKTSGTTSGAKYIPITKESMPTHVEAARNAILLYINETGNAKFVDGKMIFLQGSPILEEKNGIKLGRLSGIVAHYVPKYLQKNRMPSLKTNCIEDWETKVNAIVDETINEDMTVISGIPSWVQMYFEKLIETKGQKVGEIFKNFNLFIFGGVNYEPYRAKFENLIGRKVDSIELYPASEGFFAFQDKQNEKGMLLQLNSGIFYEFIEAEYFFEENPERITIKDVKLGVNYVMIISTTAGLWAYNIGDTVEFTSLSPYRVIVSGRIKHFISAFGEHVIGKEVEQALKEATANTDITVNEFTVAPQINPSEGLPYHEWFIEFENEPNDELKLVQNLEASLQQQNSYYFDLIDGKVLRSLVITRVKKGGFQTYMKSIGKLGGQNKIPRLSNDRTIVDRLNELKLTK from the coding sequence ATGCCATCGGTTAAAGCAGCACTTTCAAAACTCTTTGCAAAACTCATAGCAAAGCGCATCAACAAATGGGCATCTCATCCAATTGAGACTCAAGATAAAGTATTTCAAAATTTAATAAAGAATGCTAAAAACACGGTTTTTGGCAAAGATCATGAATTTAGCACAATTACATCTTATAACGATTTTAAGAACAAGGTTCCGGTAAGAGATTATGAAGCTTTAAGACCTTATGTAGAACGCGTTGTAAAAGGTGAAGAAAATATACTTTGGAAAGGCAAGCCTATTTATTTTGCCAAAACCTCTGGAACAACCTCAGGTGCTAAATACATTCCAATTACCAAAGAAAGTATGCCCACACATGTTGAGGCGGCTAGAAATGCTATTTTGCTTTATATTAACGAAACTGGTAACGCAAAATTTGTAGATGGTAAAATGATTTTCCTTCAAGGAAGTCCAATTTTAGAAGAAAAAAACGGTATTAAACTAGGGCGGCTTTCAGGCATTGTTGCACACTATGTGCCAAAATATCTTCAAAAAAATAGAATGCCTAGCCTAAAAACCAATTGTATCGAAGATTGGGAAACAAAAGTTAATGCCATTGTAGACGAAACTATCAATGAAGATATGACTGTTATTTCTGGAATACCATCTTGGGTTCAGATGTATTTTGAAAAGTTGATAGAAACGAAAGGACAGAAAGTAGGTGAAATATTTAAAAACTTTAATCTGTTTATTTTTGGAGGAGTTAATTACGAACCATACAGAGCGAAATTTGAAAATTTAATAGGTCGTAAGGTTGATAGTATAGAGCTGTATCCTGCAAGCGAAGGTTTTTTTGCATTTCAAGACAAGCAAAACGAAAAAGGAATGCTATTACAGCTTAACTCAGGTATATTTTACGAATTTATAGAAGCAGAGTACTTTTTTGAAGAAAATCCAGAGCGTATTACCATTAAAGATGTTAAACTAGGCGTTAATTATGTGATGATAATTTCTACAACCGCAGGTCTTTGGGCTTACAATATTGGAGATACGGTAGAGTTCACATCCTTGTCTCCTTATAGAGTCATTGTAAGCGGAAGAATAAAGCATTTTATTTCTGCCTTTGGAGAACATGTTATTGGTAAGGAAGTAGAACAGGCGCTTAAAGAAGCAACAGCAAATACAGATATAACAGTAAACGAGTTTACGGTAGCGCCTCAAATTAACCCTTCAGAAGGTTTGCCTTATCACGAGTGGTTTATAGAGTTTGAAAACGAACCAAACGATGAGTTAAAGCTTGTTCAAAATTTAGAAGCATCACTTCAACAACAAAACAGTTATTATTTTGATTTAATTGACGGAAAAGTTTTAAGATCCTTGGTAATTACTAGAGTTAAAAAAGGTGGTTTTCAGACCTATATGAAGTCCATAGGAAAACTCGGCGGACAGAATAAAATACCAAGACTTTCTAACGATAGAACAATAGTAGATAGGCTAAATGAACTCAAATTAACTAAATAA
- a CDS encoding M23 family metallopeptidase, with amino-acid sequence MAKKKKKEKKFAKKLLHKYRLVILNEDTFEERFAIKLTRLNVFVLTSLSAIFLVFFTILLIAFTPLREYIPGYSSAKLKKEASMLNYKTDSLVQELELNKRYYASIRKVLTGDVSTLDFNRDSVIEAAKNDPEILQTTTNKQDSLLREKVEKEDKYNLFEESSGQNNFVLFPPVNGVISEGYNIEDKHYAVDVVVATNTPVKATADGTVIFAEWTVETGYVVIIEHNQELISVYKHNAAITKSQGDLVKAGEVIAMSGNTGELSTGPHLHFELWSKGYPVNPTNFIDFQ; translated from the coding sequence ATGGCAAAAAAGAAAAAAAAAGAAAAAAAGTTCGCTAAAAAACTACTTCATAAGTATCGCCTTGTTATACTAAATGAAGACACTTTTGAAGAACGTTTTGCAATAAAGCTAACGCGTCTCAATGTGTTTGTACTAACATCGTTATCTGCCATTTTTTTGGTGTTTTTTACTATACTTTTAATAGCATTTACACCTTTAAGGGAATATATACCAGGTTATTCTTCGGCAAAGCTCAAAAAAGAAGCCTCTATGCTTAACTATAAAACAGATTCTTTAGTTCAAGAATTAGAATTGAATAAACGGTATTATGCTTCAATAAGAAAGGTGCTTACAGGAGATGTTTCAACATTAGACTTTAATAGAGATTCTGTAATAGAAGCTGCAAAAAATGATCCAGAAATTCTACAAACAACGACTAATAAGCAAGATTCGCTACTTAGGGAAAAAGTAGAAAAAGAAGATAAATATAACCTTTTTGAGGAGTCATCAGGGCAAAATAATTTTGTTCTTTTTCCGCCAGTAAATGGTGTAATTTCAGAAGGTTATAATATAGAAGACAAACACTATGCAGTAGATGTTGTGGTGGCAACTAATACGCCTGTAAAAGCCACAGCAGACGGAACAGTAATCTTTGCAGAATGGACAGTAGAAACGGGTTATGTAGTCATCATAGAGCATAACCAAGAACTAATATCTGTATACAAGCATAATGCAGCCATAACAAAGTCGCAAGGAGATTTGGTTAAGGCAGGAGAAGTTATAGCTATGTCTGGTAATACAGGCGAATTAAGCACAGGACCACACCTTCATTTCGAATTATGGAGTAAAGGTTATCCTGTAAATCCAACTAATTTTATTGATTTTCAGTAA
- the rfbA gene encoding glucose-1-phosphate thymidylyltransferase RfbA: MKGIILAGGSGTRLHPLTLSVSKQLMPIYDKPMIYYPLSTLMYSGIKEVLIISTPKDLPLFKDLLGDGEKYGCSFSYAVQDEPNGLAEAFIIGEDFIGNDKVALILGDNIFYGSGLASLLQSNNDPEGGIIYAYRVHDPERYGVVEFDNNGQAISIEEKPTKPKSNYAVPGIYFYDNKVVSIAKNIKPSHRGELEITDVNKEYLSQGKLNVSILDRGTAWLDTGTFDSLMQASQFVEVIENRQGLKIGSIEAAAYEMGYISEDKFRALAKPLMKSGYGKNLLGLIKNKK, from the coding sequence ATGAAAGGAATTATACTAGCTGGTGGATCTGGTACTAGATTACACCCATTGACATTGTCTGTAAGTAAGCAGTTAATGCCTATTTATGATAAGCCAATGATTTATTATCCTTTATCAACGTTGATGTATTCTGGTATTAAAGAGGTTTTAATTATATCTACACCCAAAGATTTACCACTCTTTAAAGATTTATTAGGGGATGGAGAAAAGTATGGTTGTAGCTTCTCTTATGCAGTACAAGATGAACCAAATGGTTTAGCTGAAGCTTTCATTATTGGTGAAGATTTTATAGGGAATGATAAGGTGGCATTAATTTTAGGAGACAATATTTTTTATGGCTCTGGATTAGCATCATTATTACAAAGCAACAATGATCCGGAAGGAGGTATAATATACGCTTATCGTGTTCACGACCCGGAACGTTATGGTGTGGTTGAATTTGATAATAATGGTCAAGCAATTTCTATTGAAGAAAAACCCACTAAGCCAAAATCAAACTATGCTGTCCCTGGCATTTATTTTTATGATAATAAGGTTGTTAGTATTGCAAAAAACATAAAACCTAGTCATAGAGGTGAACTGGAAATCACTGATGTTAATAAAGAATACCTTAGTCAAGGAAAACTTAATGTAAGTATCCTAGACAGAGGTACTGCTTGGTTAGATACAGGTACTTTTGATTCTTTGATGCAAGCATCACAGTTTGTAGAGGTAATAGAGAATAGACAGGGCCTAAAGATTGGTTCTATTGAAGCCGCAGCATATGAAATGGGATATATATCAGAAGATAAATTTAGAGCTTTAGCAAAGCCATTAATGAAAAGTGGTTATGGTAAAAATCTTTTAGGTCTAATAAAAAACAAAAAATGA
- the rfbD gene encoding dTDP-4-dehydrorhamnose reductase, with translation MIPRILVTGSNGQLGTCIKDLDDNKFDIKYVSSSDLDITNNQEVKNFFEHQKIDWCINCAAYTAVDKAESDCDSAFNVNVSGVKNLAEACKAYSVKLIHVSTDFVFDGEHNKPYKESDSTNPIGVYGETKLKGEQEVSRALKEYFILRTSWLYSEHCGNFMKTMLHLSKDRTQLGVVGDQIGTPTYAKDLAKTIFHIIANDISDYGIYHYSNNGVASWYDFAKAIFDISNLDIELNNISTVQFPTPAKRPHFSVLDKTKIETTLNLKAPYWRDSLITAIQNMKNE, from the coding sequence ATGATACCAAGAATATTGGTTACAGGAAGCAATGGACAGTTAGGAACATGTATCAAAGATTTAGACGATAATAAATTTGATATCAAATATGTAAGTTCCTCAGATCTCGATATAACAAATAACCAAGAGGTAAAAAACTTTTTTGAACATCAAAAAATAGATTGGTGTATAAATTGTGCTGCTTACACAGCCGTTGATAAAGCAGAGTCTGATTGTGATAGTGCTTTTAATGTTAATGTTTCTGGTGTGAAAAACTTAGCAGAAGCATGTAAAGCGTATAGTGTTAAGTTAATACATGTCTCTACAGACTTTGTTTTTGATGGTGAGCACAATAAACCATATAAAGAATCTGACTCAACTAATCCTATTGGTGTCTATGGTGAAACTAAATTAAAAGGAGAACAAGAGGTTTCAAGAGCTTTGAAAGAATATTTTATTTTAAGGACCTCGTGGTTGTACTCAGAACATTGTGGCAATTTTATGAAAACAATGCTTCACCTTTCTAAAGATAGAACCCAACTAGGGGTTGTTGGTGACCAAATAGGAACACCTACTTATGCTAAAGATTTGGCTAAGACAATATTTCATATTATAGCTAACGATATTTCTGACTATGGAATTTATCACTACAGTAATAATGGAGTAGCAAGTTGGTACGATTTTGCAAAAGCTATTTTTGATATTAGTAATTTAGACATTGAACTAAATAATATTTCTACAGTTCAATTCCCAACACCTGCAAAGCGACCTCATTTTAGTGTTTTAGATAAAACAAAAATAGAAACAACACTTAACCTAAAGGCACCATATTGGAGAGACAGTTTAATAACTGCAATACAAAACATGAAAAATGAATAA